A portion of the bacterium genome contains these proteins:
- a CDS encoding OsmC family protein: MQQTTILTKPRSFTYSTDVVKIGQRAGILSSEGKEEFRVASPPEFKGEAGVWTPEDLFVAAVDSCTMMTFLALASRNSLTVLDYTSHAIGVLESVEGKFRFSKVTLKPRIAVESIHDIERAKELLKEAHQSCFIANSIISEVIVEPLIQAS; this comes from the coding sequence ATGCAACAAACCACGATCCTAACAAAACCACGCAGTTTTACTTATTCAACTGATGTTGTGAAAATCGGACAGCGCGCGGGAATTCTGAGTTCCGAGGGAAAAGAAGAATTCCGCGTAGCGAGTCCGCCGGAGTTCAAAGGCGAGGCCGGTGTATGGACGCCTGAGGACCTTTTTGTCGCCGCTGTGGATTCTTGCACCATGATGACGTTTCTGGCCCTTGCGAGTCGTAACTCTTTGACAGTGCTTGACTACACTTCACATGCAATCGGAGTTCTTGAATCAGTGGAAGGAAAGTTCCGGTTCAGTAAAGTTACATTGAAACCTCGCATCGCCGTGGAATCGATTCACGACATAGAAAGAGCAAAGGAACTTTTGAAAGAGGCGCACCAGAGTTGTTTCATAGCAAATTCCATCATTTCCGAAGTGATTGTGGAACCTCTGATCCAAGCATCGTAA